The sequence below is a genomic window from Monodelphis domestica isolate mMonDom1 chromosome 2, mMonDom1.pri, whole genome shotgun sequence.
ggagggagagcattctccGGGAAGGCAGGGTGGTGGATGATGAACTCAGGAGAGGAAGGGGCTCGGGGGCAGGCTGAGGGGCCGTCCTGTGTTCTCTGGGGATGCCAGCATAGTCTGCCTAGAGCATTGGCCACAGCGAGCAAGGATTCTAGGTCCTACCTGGGGATGCCTAGCCCCCTACTCTATAACCCTACCCCATCTAGTGGGACCTGGTGTGTGAGCGAAAGGGACTGAATCGCGTCATATCCACCTTCTTCTTCATTGGTGTGCTGGTGGGGGCCGTGATCTTTGGATACTTGTCTGACAGGTACCGGGGCACAGAGGGCCTGGGGGAGCCACAAAAGAACCAGGGGAGTCCTGAAACACAACCTGCACCTTCTGTGTCCATTTGGGCTAGACCTGGGTCCCCCATCCTATGCTCTGGTCTCTCTCTGCTTGGGACAGGCCTTCCCACCACCCCCATGCCAGGGTCCCGCTGCCCTCCACCCAGGCTAGATGTACCCCTTCAGGACGTCTGGCTGGTAGTCTGTTTTGAGTTCCACCACTCGTTTCTTAGACAGAAGTCTCCATTTCAGGGGGGAGGAAGCGTTGGTTTCTTGACCCGCTGGAAGGTCTGACCCCTGTGTGACTGATGCCAGGTTTGGGAGACGTCCATTGCTCTTAGTAGCCTATGTGAGCTCGCTAGTCCTGGGCCTGGTCTCCGTCATTTCTGTCAGCTACATCATGTTTGTCATCACTCGCACCCTCACCGGTGTTGCCTTGGCTGGCTTCACTATCATTGTCTTGCCCCTAGGTAAGAGCCTGTGTGAGGGTCGAGGGTGCCAGGATGAGggatggagtggggggggggtagtGTGTTCCCTGCTCTGGCGTGAGGAGATGGGGGCGTACACAGCAGGGAGGATCTCATTGGATGGCCCCCCAGGGGAGTCATAGCGAAAACTGGATTCCCATAGGGATCAGGATCTTTGTGGGGGGGATCaggtggggaagaagggaagtttCTGAGGACCAACCAATGACAAACTGAGGtcatctgtatttctttttttctgtctttatctccgccttttcctatttcctcttgGTCTATCCATCCCTGTCTTTGTCCcttgcctgtctctgtctctttctccctatcCCTGGCCCACTTCTTGTATCCCTtgtttcctctctgtctctgtcttttctttctttctgtgtctttGGTATCTGCCCCTCTGTGCCTCTgtcattctgtctctccctctctatccctTACCCTCTTTCCATatcctttgttctctctctctctgtgtctgtctctgtctctgtctctctctctctctttctctccctctctctccctctctccctccctctctctgtccccttctttccctctctctgtctctctcccccctctctttctctctctctctgtctctgtccttctctgtctctgtctctctctctgcctctctctgtctctctgtctctgtctctgtctgtttctgtctgtctgtctgtctgtctgtctctctctctttctctccctctctctccctctccctccctctctctgtccccttctttccctctctctgtctccctctccccccctctctatctttctctctctctctgtctctgtctttctctgtctttctgttgtctctgtctctctctgtgtctatctgtttctctctccctctctctctgtgtctctctcccctcatGCCTTGCCCTTTCCCGGATCCAGAGTTAGAGTGGTTAGATGTTGGACACCGCACTATGGCCGGCATCCTGGCCAGCGCCTTCTGGTCTATGGGAGTGATGCTGCTGGCTCTGATTGGTTACCTGATCCGAGACTGGCGCTGGCTGCTGCTGGCTGTGACCCTGCCCTGTGTCCCGGGTATCCTCAGCCTCTGGTGAGATGAAGCTAGACTGCCTGGCTATAGGGCATGCGGGGGTGGGAGCAGGGGTTGGGAAGGAGAGTCCTGCAGCTCTCTGCAGTGCAAAGCAGAGCACTGGGGGATGTGGTGGGTGGTctgaccctccctccctcccttttccattcTCCCAGGGGAGGGTGCAAGCACACCTTGGCAATGACAGTGGCTTTCCCTGGCCACTTAGCATTCAGCCCCAGGATTCCGTGGTGACCTGAGGCTGAGACCCAGGGCTGGCCcagccccccaccccatccctccCGCCTGCCCCTCTTGCTGTCCCAGGCTTCTCTCTGGCTGGAGTGCCCCACCCTCTGCCTCCCACCCCCCAGGTGGGTGCCTGAGTCTGCCCGGTGGTTAATGACCCAAGGTCGGGTCAAGGAAGCCCAACATTACCTCCTCCAATGTGCAGCACTCAATGGCCGGCCCCAGGCTAGGGACAGACTAAGCACTGAGGTAAGGAGGACTCTGGGGGGACTGTCTGGGTCATGTCTACACCACCCTCACAAAACACACCCCTTGGCCCCTCAGGAATAGGGAGTCAAATTTCCTTGAGGAGCTGGGGCGTGAGCATCAGACTCCCGATGACTCCCCGTGGCCTTCCCCTGaacccctcccacctccccatcCATACACACACAGTTGGGTGGTAGAAAGAGTGTCAGCCTGGGACTTAGGAGACATGGGTTCTAGTTCCCATTAAGTAACCTTGGACAAAGGGACATCCCTCCTCTGGACCTCAGCCTACCCTAACTTCCCTGATCCCCCTAAAATGAGGGTCCTGGGAGCAGACTGAGCCAGAGAGGAGGTTCCAAGCCTGTGAGACTGGAAAATTCGAGGTGCCATTAACAACTAGAAGACAGTTCTGGGGAGAAAGATAAAAGATACTGGGCTGAGTTTGGGCTTTGAGTTTGAGGTCAGGGTGGGTGGGTGGTCCAAGGAAGAGGTGGATGTAAGGAGACAGAGGACTTGGGCCCACTTAGCTCTGCCTTCCACTACTTGACCTTGGCCAGATCACTTCCCTTTTTTGGAAGGAGCCTCAGTTCCTCCAAGCATCCTGAAATGCCTTCTATATGTCAGGAAGTATCCTAGACAAACACAAGGAGAAGTAGCAGAGAAACAAAAGAAGTGCAgaacaataaaatggagaaaaagaaactcataaaatgagtgggttggactagatggtctctgaggttcctctCAGCTCATCCATTCAAGGATTCTGATTCTATGTTTCTCCATATTCACCATAACCTCCCTGACTATACTCCTGGGTAAACCCTTTCCCCCAACCCCAGGCCCTGAGTCTGGTGGCCGAAGGGGAAAAGATGGTCCGAAGGCCTTCCTACCTGGACTTGTTCCGGACACCCCGGCTCAGGCACATCTCCCTGTGTTGCATGGTTGTGTGGTGAGAACTGGGGCTCCATCCTGAAGGAGGAGGGGCTGGGGTGGCCCCCCTGCCTGGGTCCTCTGatggaagaggggaaaagggtCCTCCTTAGAGTGACTGGCTCTAGAAGATTCTAGCCGGAGAGAGGGTGGGATTTGGGAGGGCGGGGAGAGGCAGAAGGGTCTCCTTGTAGGTGgtagtatggggggggggggcaggatcAGTGAAGGATAAATGGAGATGTTCGAGTGGAAGATTCCAGGGAGGGGTACGGAGTGGATTGTGTGAGAAGCCTGAAGTGAAGATGGGGTGAGGTAGAGTCAGCagggaagggatctcagagcaGGAAGGTCTGGAGGATGAAGGCATCTGAGAAGAGGACATAGGGGTGGGGATGGCACTTAATGAAACTGGAGGAGAAACAGAAGCTAGTCTTGGAGACAGGGCCAGCAGTAGCCCAGATCATCCTCCTTTCGTCATCACAGGTTTGGGGTGAACTTCTCATACTATGGCCTAAGCCTGGACCTATCAGGCCTGGGCCTGAACCTGTACCAGATACAGTTGCTGTTTGGGGTAGTGGAGATACCTTCCAAGATGATTGTCTACTTGTCCGTGCGCTATGCAGGGCGCCGCCTCACAGAGGTGGGAGCCCTGCTGGGCACTGCCCTCACTGTGGGGGCTAGTCTGCTACTGCCCTCTGGTGAGTCCCTAGGAACCCTTCCCCAGACCCACTGCACTGCCAGACTCCAGAATCACTCCCTGTAGCAAGCCCTATACCCTtatctgaggtaatatttgtaaagtgattggcacatagtaggcacttaatagttttttctttccattctcccttcctccctcctttccttctttcccctcttcctcccttccttcctcccttcttccctttcttcctcccttcctcccttcttccctttcttcttcccttcctctctcccttcttccctccctccctcccttccttccttccttccttccttcctccctccctccctctatcccttccttccttcctccctacctccctctatcccttccttccttccttccttccttccttccttccttccttccttccttccttccttccttcctttcttctttccttccttccttccttccttccttccttccttccttccttccttccttccttccttccttccttcctccctcctttcttccctttcttcctcccttcttccctttcttcctcccttcttccctttcttcttccattcctccctccatccctccatcctttcctccttccttccttccttccttccttccttccttccttccttccttcctccctccctcccttccttcctccctcctttcttccctttcttcctcccttcttcccttccttcctccattcttccctttcttcttccattcctccctccctccctccatcctttcctccttccttccttccttccttccttccttccttccttccttccttccttccttccttcctttttttctttttccatcctcCATCTCTTGGAAGCTAAATTCAGGGACCTTTGATGTACTAGAAAGAATATTAGAATGAGAGTCAGTACCCCTAGGTTCTAGGTCTGCCTTTACTACCAATTCATTGTATGATCTTATGCAAGTCATTTCTCCTAATCTGGTCC
It includes:
- the SLC22A7 gene encoding solute carrier family 22 member 7 isoform X1 produces the protein MGFEELLKEVGGYGRFQIRNVLLLVLPRLLLPLNFLLPIFIAAVPSHHCALPAQDPLDNLTQESAWLEAYVPREQDGSLSSCYRYLHPHHSNTTPEEQEDQVVPCPDGWSYDQSQFYSTIATQWDLVCERKGLNRVISTFFFIGVLVGAVIFGYLSDRFGRRPLLLVAYVSSLVLGLVSVISVSYIMFVITRTLTGVALAGFTIIVLPLELEWLDVGHRTMAGILASAFWSMGVMLLALIGYLIRDWRWLLLAVTLPCVPGILSLWWVPESARWLMTQGRVKEAQHYLLQCAALNGRPQARDRLSTEALSLVAEGEKMVRRPSYLDLFRTPRLRHISLCCMVVWFGVNFSYYGLSLDLSGLGLNLYQIQLLFGVVEIPSKMIVYLSVRYAGRRLTEVGALLGTALTVGASLLLPSGLGTWRLVLGVAGKGFSEAAFTTAYLFTSELYPTVLRQTGLGLTALVGRLGGSLAPLATLLEGTWSPLPKVTYGGIALVASATALLLPETRHAELPETIQDVEKKRTLKGSQEEGTPMKVIRN
- the SLC22A7 gene encoding solute carrier family 22 member 7 isoform X2 yields the protein MGFEELLKEVGGYGRFQIRNVLLLVLPRLLLPLNFLLPIFIAAVPSHHCALPAQDPLDNLTQESAWLEAYVPREQDGSLSSCYRYLHPHHSNTTPEEQEDQVVPCPDGWSYDQSQFYSTIATQWDLVCERKGLNRVISTFFFIGVLVGAVIFGYLSDRFGRRPLLLVAYVSSLVLGLVSVISVSYIMFVITRTLTGVALAGFTIIVLPLELEWLDVGHRTMAGILASAFWSMGVMLLALIGYLIRDWRWLLLAVTLPCVPGILSLWWVPESARWLMTQGRVKEAQHYLLQCAALNGRPQARDRLSTEALSLVAEGEKMVRRPSYLDLFRTPRLRHISLCCMVVWFGVNFSYYGLSLDLSGLGLNLYQIQLLFGVVEIPSKMIVYLSVRYAGRRLTEVGALLGTALTVGASLLLPSALLPGQSSPWHSSPPRVGHMEISPGSSWKRLFRSSLYHCLPVYIRVVPHCTEADRVGTDRPGGPAGGLPCTTGHLAGRDMEPTTQGHLWWDCPCGLSYCSPAARDSPCRAS
- the SLC22A7 gene encoding solute carrier family 22 member 7 isoform X3 — its product is MGFEELLKEVGGYGRFQIRNVLLLVLPRLLLPLNFLLPIFIAAVPSHHCALPAQDPLDNLTQESAWLEAYVPREQDGSLSSCYRYLHPHHSNTTPEEQEDQVVPCPDGWSYDQSQFYSTIATQWDLVCERKGLNRVISTFFFIGVLVGAVIFGYLSDRVRVVRCWTPHYGRHPGQRLLVYGSDAAGSDWLPDPRLALAAAGCDPALCPGYPQPLASLWLECPTLCLPPPRWVPESARWLMTQGRVKEAQHYLLQCAALNGRPQARDRLSTEALSLVAEGEKMVRRPSYLDLFRTPRLRHISLCCMVVWFGVNFSYYGLSLDLSGLGLNLYQIQLLFGVVEIPSKMIVYLSVRYAGRRLTEVGALLGTALTVGASLLLPSGLGTWRLVLGVAGKGFSEAAFTTAYLFTSELYPTVLRQTGLGLTALVGRLGGSLAPLATLLEGTWSPLPKVTYGGIALVASATALLLPETRHAELPETIQDVEKKRTLKGSQEEGTPMKVIRN